The Juglans microcarpa x Juglans regia isolate MS1-56 unplaced genomic scaffold, Jm3101_v1.0 JmScfU0030, whole genome shotgun sequence nucleotide sequence AGCGTGCTGACTTGAACAATTTATCATCTAATtgaagttgagttgaaataCCCAAGGGACAAAATTTCTGTGTGAAAACTGAGAACTCGTCTCGGCCCTCATCATCTGGTAACCCATCAATGTTTCGGTCTTCCCGATTGAACCTCGTCTCAATATCATAGAGATACATCGAGCAAAATATTAAGTATTCTACATGAATATACGCTTCCGCTATTGATCCTTCTGGGTGAGCTTTATTCTTCACATACCGTTTGAACTTGCTAAGGTACCTCTCAAAAGGgtacatccacctatattgaATTGAGTCCCCAAGCAAAGCCTCACGAGGTAAATGAACTGCTAGGTGGACCATAACATCGAAGAACGAAGGGGGGAAAATCATCTCCAACTTGTATAGAATGTTGACGATATCACTGTCAGGCTGCTTCAATAGGTTCCGATCAAGTGTTTGCGCACATAATTCTCTGAAGAAGTTGCTAAATTCAATCAAGGTCAAGCTAATATCCTTTCTTAAATACCCACCCACTGCAGCAGGAAGTAGTCTTTGCatgaaaacatgacaatcatgattCTTGAAACTGGAAATTTTGCAATCCCACATAGAAACACAATGAGAAATATTGGCAGCGAACCCATCAGGAAATTTCACAGCCGACAACCACTCACAAAAACTTTTCCTCTCATCTCCATGTAATGCGAAGGTAGCAGGTGGCATTGTACATCGATCACCATCATGTATCAAATGTAATTCTTTTCTTATACCCAAGTTGGAGAGGTCACGACGTGCATTGATATTATCTTTACTTTTTCCAGGAATGTTCATCAACATGCCCAAGATGCTATTGCAAATGCTTTTCTCGATATGCATAACGTCTAGATTATGTTGAAACTTAAGTGTGGACCAATATGGCAAATTGAAGAAAATGCtcttttttgtccaattcaactcttcAGGAGTGTGTTTGCGCTTCTTTGAGCACTTCCCAAACGACACATGTCCAATACAAGTTAGTTGACCGAGTAACTCTGGTCCTGTTAACAAAGTTGGAGGTGTGCAGTGATCTTCTTTACCATtgaaaatgctttttttttttcctccatgtGTGATCCAGTGGTAAGAATCGACGATGCCCCATATATGTATGATTTCTGCCATAGGTCAAC carries:
- the LOC121245474 gene encoding uncharacterized protein LOC121245474 gives rise to the protein MRYPADSEAWITFDEEHRWFAEDARNVRLGLASDGFNPFNNMAKPYSIWPVILVPYNFPLWLCMKEAFFMTSLIIPGPKSPRNEIEVYMQPLVDELSNLWENGVATYDPFSEETFMLHAALLWTINDFPAYEIIHIWGIVDSYHWITHGGKKKSIFNGKEDHCTPPTLLTGPELLGQLTCIGHVSFGKCSKKRKHTPEELNWTKKSIFFNLPYWSTLKFQHNLDVMHIEKSICNSILGMLMNIPGKSKDNINARRDLSNLGIRKELHLIHDGDRCTMPPATFALHGDERKSFCEWLSAVKFPDGFAANISHCVSMWDCKISSFKNHDCHVFMQRLLPAAVGGYLRKDISLTLIEFSNFFRELCAQTLDRNLLKQPDSDIVNILYKLEMIFPPSFFDVMVHLAVHLPREALLGDSIQYRWMYPFERYLSKFKRYVKNKAHPEGSIAEAYIHVEYLIFCSMYLYDIETRFNREDRNIDGLPDDEGRDEFSVFTQKFCPLGISTQLQLDDKLFKSARWYVLNNCTEIATYLEYGLILYVVRLLIMFPMNSLLLVGNSFY